Proteins co-encoded in one Rickettsiales bacterium genomic window:
- the tsaE gene encoding tRNA (adenosine(37)-N6)-threonylcarbamoyltransferase complex ATPase subunit type 1 TsaE, translating to MNIKEIYLDDIEQTKAFAALIAKHLSPGDVVTFSGNLGAGKTSFIKYMINSISQGEVEVTSPSFNLLHIYEQNILEIWHFDLYRLKDIDEIYELGIEDAFIKGVSLIEWPEIIDKILPNNRLEIKLSFANKEKARIVNLVGFLKWSKILENNL from the coding sequence ATGAATATTAAAGAAATATATTTAGATGATATTGAACAAACAAAGGCCTTTGCTGCTTTAATTGCCAAGCATTTATCACCTGGAGACGTTGTAACTTTTAGCGGTAATTTGGGTGCAGGAAAAACGAGTTTTATTAAATATATGATAAACAGCATAAGCCAAGGTGAAGTGGAAGTTACCAGCCCTAGTTTTAATTTATTACATATTTATGAGCAAAATATTTTAGAGATCTGGCATTTTGATTTATATAGATTAAAAGATATAGACGAAATTTATGAATTAGGCATAGAGGATGCTTTTATAAAGGGAGTTTCTTTGATAGAATGGCCAGAAATTATTGATAAAATATTGCCAAACAATAGATTAGAAATTAAATTGTCTTTTGCTAATAAGGAAAAAGCAAGAATAGTTAATTTAGTTGGTTTTTTAAAATGGAGTAAGATATTAGAAAATAATTTATAA
- a CDS encoding PAS-domain containing protein has translation MSLDYLEEIYETIGDPMIVGITFFLFIAFICWLLIRSFSNRHSEFIRYYLSKNNIEIEYYYVQKESSETILSPKFSKLFSTRTKFSSLDSLKKIVDKDKIDKLQDLISLGMRYIKEQNFNNKINKQQVILEFIKDQKEHKFIEAQVETITEVENCPVGVVVWFRDVTLNMIHIKELEAELNRLKIDNKFYSDILDNISVPIWVRDNTNKISYYNNEYREIVNLNNDYESIPELVKSSIAIANKARVLQVYQEDKYIIARNERKLFSICENVFRGDSLVGVAFDQSEKEKIKAELKEYYVVQNNFLESSSSAVAIYMADRKIKYFNQAFINLWGLDEKWLFTNPTYGEVLEELRHKRKLPEQADFSAFKKEHLKLFTKLPETYNEFMYLPDGKVLRMIVIPFAAGGLLFAFEDMTSRLVLERSFNSLNAVQKAMLNHLNEAIAVFGQDGRLKVYNPAYLKLLDMEFEYADKSPHIADIIESKKHLFQVKDSNWISVKNDLISVLYEREYQRTTLKMNNGAVIYRTVVPLPDGATLITYVNNSNLVKCQALLSEKSVILNDFFLHQHQLIINIAKQINFISSRSQNTNLSEQIEEQTKEMLNISKINLESVNSNLSIINIEKLINKAIKNVKNSIITKEASLKLGDSYYNSIIGNKSRISMILDKILEYITDISTKEAKLDVEVTNDVHNLILTFIVSNNKVRKNILEQKFLLIQALLETYNEKLLVSTNQDGFNLILNISQFQLNKTLEKNEY, from the coding sequence ATGAGCCTAGATTATTTAGAAGAAATATATGAAACAATAGGTGACCCTATGATAGTGGGGATAACCTTTTTTTTATTTATTGCTTTTATATGTTGGTTATTAATACGTAGTTTCTCTAACAGGCATAGTGAATTTATTAGGTATTATTTAAGTAAAAATAATATCGAAATAGAATATTATTATGTTCAAAAAGAATCTTCAGAAACGATTCTTTCTCCAAAGTTTTCTAAGTTATTTTCTACGAGAACAAAATTTAGCAGTCTTGATAGTTTAAAAAAAATAGTTGATAAAGATAAAATTGATAAACTTCAGGATCTAATATCGCTTGGAATGCGTTATATAAAGGAACAAAACTTTAATAATAAAATTAATAAGCAGCAGGTCATTTTAGAATTTATTAAAGACCAAAAAGAACATAAATTTATTGAGGCTCAAGTTGAAACCATCACAGAGGTAGAAAACTGCCCCGTTGGTGTGGTCGTTTGGTTCAGAGATGTTACTCTCAATATGATTCATATAAAGGAACTAGAAGCTGAATTGAATCGTTTAAAAATAGATAACAAATTTTATAGTGATATATTGGATAATATATCTGTGCCTATTTGGGTAAGAGACAACACCAATAAAATATCTTATTATAATAATGAATATAGAGAAATTGTTAACTTAAATAATGATTATGAGAGCATTCCAGAACTTGTAAAATCCTCTATTGCTATAGCTAATAAAGCAAGAGTTCTGCAGGTTTATCAAGAAGATAAATATATAATTGCAAGAAATGAACGTAAGTTGTTTTCTATTTGTGAAAATGTGTTTAGAGGTGATTCATTAGTTGGTGTGGCTTTTGATCAATCAGAGAAAGAAAAAATCAAAGCTGAACTAAAAGAATATTATGTTGTGCAAAATAACTTTCTTGAAAGTTCATCAAGTGCTGTTGCTATTTATATGGCAGATAGAAAAATTAAGTATTTTAACCAAGCATTTATTAATTTATGGGGATTAGATGAGAAATGGCTTTTTACAAATCCAACTTATGGAGAAGTTTTAGAAGAATTGCGTCATAAACGCAAGTTGCCCGAACAAGCGGATTTCTCTGCCTTTAAAAAAGAACATTTAAAACTATTTACAAAATTACCTGAAACTTATAATGAATTCATGTATTTACCTGATGGAAAAGTTTTGAGAATGATAGTTATTCCCTTTGCAGCAGGAGGATTGTTATTTGCTTTTGAAGATATGACTTCACGCCTTGTTCTAGAAAGATCTTTCAATTCTTTAAATGCAGTTCAAAAGGCAATGCTTAATCATTTAAATGAGGCTATTGCAGTATTTGGTCAAGATGGAAGATTAAAAGTTTACAATCCAGCATATTTAAAGTTACTTGATATGGAGTTTGAATATGCAGATAAATCCCCTCATATAGCTGATATTATAGAATCTAAGAAACATTTATTTCAAGTTAAGGATAGCAATTGGATAAGTGTAAAAAATGATCTCATATCTGTTCTATATGAGAGAGAATACCAAAGAACAACTTTAAAGATGAATAATGGTGCTGTAATTTACCGTACAGTGGTTCCATTACCAGATGGAGCAACATTGATTACTTATGTAAATAATAGTAATTTAGTAAAATGTCAGGCATTACTTAGTGAAAAAAGCGTAATACTTAATGATTTCTTTTTGCATCAACATCAACTAATTATAAACATTGCTAAGCAAATTAATTTTATATCTTCTCGTTCTCAAAACACCAATCTTTCTGAGCAAATAGAAGAGCAAACAAAAGAAATGTTAAATATATCTAAAATAAACTTAGAGTCTGTTAATAGCAACTTGAGTATTATAAATATAGAAAAACTTATAAATAAAGCTATTAAAAATGTTAAGAATAGTATAATTACAAAAGAAGCATCCTTGAAACTAGGAGATAGTTATTATAATTCTATAATAGGAAACAAATCTAGGATTAGTATGATCCTAGATAAAATACTAGAATATATAACTGATATATCTACCAAGGAAGCAAAATTAGATGTTGAAGTAACTAATGATGTTCATAACTTAATTTTAACATTTATAGTGAGTAATAATAAGGTTAGAAAAAATATCCTAGAACAAAAGTTTTTATTAATTCAGGCTCTTCTTGAAACTTATAATGAGAAGCTATTGGTATCAACTAATCAAGATGGATTTAATTTAATTTTGAATATTTCTCAATTTCAATTAAATAAAACTTTAGAGAAAAATGAATATTAA
- a CDS encoding LemA family protein encodes MTIIIVVSILLVLYVWYMVIIKRKNQLMEALSGIDVQLTKRHDLIPNILKIAKKFMEHEKGLIKEVTALRSKIPYNYQHDDINEVSEYFKASNDVASKMADLLIQVENYPDLKSNEAMLQAQLTYNEVEGHISAARRFYNATTTEFNNSIQIFPGNIIAKLINVEAMPFYQVDESHKKAVDANKIL; translated from the coding sequence ATGACTATCATTATTGTTGTTAGCATATTATTGGTATTATATGTTTGGTATATGGTTATAATAAAAAGAAAAAATCAGCTTATGGAAGCTCTCTCAGGTATTGATGTGCAGCTCACGAAGAGACATGATTTAATTCCTAACATATTGAAAATTGCTAAGAAATTTATGGAGCATGAGAAAGGTCTTATTAAAGAAGTTACTGCTCTTAGAAGCAAAATTCCATATAATTATCAACATGATGATATTAATGAAGTGTCAGAATATTTTAAAGCCTCTAATGATGTGGCTAGTAAAATGGCTGATCTATTAATACAGGTTGAAAATTACCCTGATTTAAAATCAAATGAAGCAATGCTGCAAGCTCAGCTAACTTATAATGAAGTGGAGGGGCATATTAGTGCAGCAAGAAGATTTTATAATGCGACTACAACTGAGTTCAATAATTCAATTCAAATTTTTCCTGGAAATATAATTGCTAAACTTATTAATGTTGAAGCTATGCCCTTTTATCAAGTGGATGAGAGTCATAAAAAAGCAGTTGATGCTAATAAGATTTTATAA
- a CDS encoding DUF3137 domain-containing protein: protein MLDEKSFQSYYKAEIEPELEKFEIYRKKKLLAYRKMLFLSIFFGIIIFIITFYIYPNLVEYSKGDYRNKEIKYPYILPITIAFFIGLIYSIYKLKKIRRNFDYTTKSSLYNKIIGYYSSLKYIPIKGIDAFTVEQSKILPKFDRYKSEDYIEGSYKSVDIKLSEIELIKMVREVKRIGNQSIIKYKEEQIFKGLFLITDFNKKFSSNTYILANSWIKIFKGLPNGVKRVTLEDPVFEKKFDVYSDNQVESRYLLTPSFMERLTKINKKQQISCCFINGEMMMALPLKSEFLPSLGLTEVLDYPRAKQVLSQLDLFFEIIDTLKLNVNIAL, encoded by the coding sequence ATGTTAGATGAAAAAAGCTTCCAATCATACTATAAAGCAGAAATTGAACCAGAATTAGAAAAATTTGAGATTTATAGAAAAAAGAAGTTACTTGCATATAGAAAAATGCTTTTCTTATCAATCTTCTTTGGGATAATTATATTTATAATAACATTCTATATCTATCCTAATTTAGTGGAATATTCTAAGGGGGATTATCGAAATAAAGAAATTAAATATCCCTATATATTGCCCATTACCATAGCTTTTTTTATAGGACTAATTTATAGCATCTATAAATTAAAAAAAATCAGAAGGAACTTTGATTACACAACTAAATCAAGTTTATATAACAAAATTATAGGATATTACTCAAGTCTTAAATATATTCCAATTAAGGGTATTGACGCTTTTACAGTAGAGCAATCTAAGATCTTACCAAAGTTTGATAGATATAAGTCGGAAGATTATATAGAAGGAAGTTATAAATCTGTAGATATAAAACTTTCTGAAATTGAATTAATTAAAATGGTTAGGGAAGTTAAAAGAATAGGTAATCAATCTATTATAAAATATAAAGAAGAACAAATTTTTAAAGGATTATTTTTGATTACTGATTTTAATAAGAAATTTTCCTCTAATACCTATATTTTAGCTAATAGTTGGATTAAAATTTTTAAAGGTTTACCAAATGGTGTAAAAAGAGTTACTCTTGAAGATCCAGTGTTTGAGAAAAAATTTGATGTATATAGTGATAATCAAGTTGAATCAAGATATCTTTTAACTCCTAGCTTCATGGAGAGACTTACTAAAATAAATAAAAAACAGCAAATTAGTTGTTGCTTTATTAATGGAGAAATGATGATGGCTCTGCCTCTTAAATCTGAGTTTCTACCAAGTTTGGGGTTAACAGAAGTATTGGATTATCCTAGGGCAAAGCAAGTTCTAAGCCAGCTCGATCTTTTCTTTGAGATTATAGACACTCTCAAATTAAATGTGAACATAGCTTTATAA
- a CDS encoding phosphotransferase: MPERELLKTSFLNEQNFKNLERQKLKNDASFRSYERLITDRGSFILMDAPPTKEETLPFIRMSEFLRKNDLSAPEVLAQDTKNGFLLLEDFGNESFNNILNGKSVLSEELTEERVYEKAIDALIRLHKLPSIDIDLPRYNDAMLLKESNCFIDWYVSVLNGEASTKEMKEEFNLIVKHLMTISKRFGEVVVHRDYHADNLIWLEDRIAFRKVGMLDFQDAVIGSPIYDLVSLLEDARRDVSPSLADKMIKRYLKAFPTYSRKDFNVAYATLGVQRNLKIIGIFARQAAKYKNPSYLSMLPRIWRYIHHDLKNPQLLPLKQWLTKTVPSQMTIYKG; the protein is encoded by the coding sequence ATGCCAGAAAGAGAGTTATTGAAAACAAGTTTTTTAAACGAACAAAATTTTAAAAATTTAGAGAGACAAAAATTAAAAAATGATGCTTCCTTTAGAAGTTATGAAAGACTAATAACAGACAGAGGTAGTTTTATTCTTATGGATGCTCCTCCAACAAAAGAAGAGACCTTGCCTTTTATTAGAATGTCAGAATTTTTGCGCAAGAATGATTTATCGGCTCCAGAAGTTTTAGCTCAAGATACCAAAAATGGTTTTTTATTATTAGAAGATTTTGGTAATGAAAGTTTTAATAATATTCTTAATGGTAAATCTGTTTTATCAGAAGAATTAACTGAAGAAAGAGTCTATGAAAAGGCTATTGATGCTTTAATACGTCTCCATAAGCTTCCATCTATAGATATTGATTTGCCTCGTTATAATGATGCTATGTTATTGAAGGAATCAAATTGTTTTATAGATTGGTATGTTTCGGTATTAAACGGCGAAGCATCAACCAAGGAAATGAAAGAGGAATTTAATTTAATTGTTAAGCATCTGATGACTATATCTAAGCGTTTTGGTGAAGTTGTGGTTCATCGTGATTATCATGCTGATAATTTAATATGGCTGGAAGATAGGATTGCTTTTCGTAAAGTGGGGATGTTAGATTTCCAAGATGCGGTTATAGGTTCTCCGATATATGATTTAGTATCGCTTTTAGAAGATGCTAGGAGAGATGTTAGTCCTAGTTTAGCAGATAAGATGATTAAGCGTTATCTAAAGGCTTTTCCAACTTACTCTCGTAAGGATTTTAACGTGGCTTACGCAACTCTTGGAGTGCAGCGTAATTTAAAAATTATAGGTATTTTTGCTCGTCAAGCTGCAAAATATAAGAACCCTAGCTATCTATCAATGCTACCAAGAATTTGGCGCTATATTCATCATGATTTGAAAAATCCTCAATTATTGCCATTAAAACAGTGGTTAACAAAAACTGTTCCAAGCCAAATGACAATTTATAAGGGATAA